The genomic window CCAGCAGAAGCATATGAACTGCGATCGCTAGGGTTCGTGCATAACATGAGCGATCGCCTCTATACCTACGAACCAGGCAGCACGACACTCAAACCCCAATTAGCTACTGCCTTACCTAAAATTAGCGCCGATGGTTTGACTTACACCATCCCCATACGCCAAGGAGTTATCTTCCACGATGGCACGCCCTTCAACGCCGCAGCAATGGCGTTTTCCCTGCAACGCTTTATCGAAAATAAAGGTAAACCATCCTTCTTGCTAGCTGATACGGTTGACTCCTTAAAAGCAACTGGAGAGTATGAGTTAACCATCAAACTCAAAAAGCCATTTGCTGCCTTTCCGTCCTTGCTGGCATTTAGCGGCACTTGTGCAGTTTCTCCCAAGGCTTACAAAATTGGGTTAAATAAGTTTGAGCCGAATACATTTGTAGGAACTGGCCCTTACAAATTGGCAAGCTATGGCACTGATTCGCTGCGGTTTGATTTGTTTGACAAATATTGGGGAGACAAACCAGCAAATCAGGGCGTTAACGTGCAAATATTTGCCAACAATGCTGCAAATTTGTTTAATGCCTTCAAAACTGGTTCTGTGGATATTGCCTATTTGTCCCTCGATCCAGACCAGATTCGTACCTTAGAACAGGGAGCCACTAGCGGCGGCTATCAATCAATTTCGGCTCAGGGTAGCGTAGTTAGCTTTTTGGTACTTAATGTCAGACAAAAGCCTTTAGATAACCCAATTGTGAGACAGGCGATCGCGGCAGTTATCAATCGACCGCTGCTAAAAGATCGGGTTCTCTACGGCCAAGCCGAATCGCTTTACAGCATGATACCCACAACATTTGATGTTTCCACGCCACTGTTTAAAGACAAGTATGGTGATGGCGACACTGCAAAAGCGAAACAGTTGCTTGAACAAGCTGGGTATTCGGCAACCAATCCCCTGAAGGTGCAAATGTGGTATCCATCGGAATCGCCTACTCGCAGGCTAGCTGCAAGCACGCTCCAGGCACTTGCCGAGCAACAGTTGGGTGGAGTGTTGCAATTTGACGTGCAGACTGTGGATGGCGCAACCTTCTTTAAAGATATTGCCAAGGGTTCCTATCAGACAGCTTTGCTGGACTGGTATCCCGACTTTCTCGATCCAGACAACTACGTGCAGCCGTTTTTGCAGTGTAGCAAGGGGTCAGCAGCCAAGGGGTGTGATGAAGGGGGAAGCCAGACGCAGGGAGCGTTTTACTATAGCGATCGCATCAACCAGCTAATTGACCAAGAGCGCAAGGAGCAAAATCCTGAAGCTCGGAGGAAAATTTTTGCAGAAATTCAAGAGATAGTGGCGAAAGATGTACCTTACGTCCCCTTGTGGCAGAGCAAAGACTATGTGTTTTCCCAAAAAGGTGTGACGGGAGTGGGTATAGAACCAACCCAAACTCTTCCCTACTCGACAATGAAAAAATAGTTCATGGTTCATAGTTCATAGTTGATTGTTCATCGCCATCAACTATGAACTCTTACGTCTTTAATCCAAAATCCAAAATCCAAAATCGGATGTCTCGTTCCAAAGCTCTGCAATATTACATTACTGCTCGTCTGCTGCTAGCTCCCCTGATGCTGTGGACAATTGTCACCCTTGTGTTCTTGCTACTACGAGCGACCCCAGGCGACCCAGTTGACGCCATTTCCAGCGGTCGCCTGTCGGAAAGCGCCAAAGAAACATTGCGACAACAGCTAGGTTTGACAGATCCCCTGTGGGTGCAGTATTTCCGGTATCTGGGAGATTTGCTGCGTCTGGATTTGGGCACTTCCTTAAGCAGTGGCGCACAGTCGATTTGGGGGGAGATTTGGAAATACTTCCCAGCGACAGTAGAATTGGCATTTTTTAGTATGGCGATCGCCTTCATTGTAGGTGTCGGCGTCGGCACAATTTCTGCTTCCCGTCCCGGCACAGTTCTAGACGCTGGAGGACGACTTTTTGGCATCATCACCTACTCGCTTCCCATTTTTTGGGTAGGGATGATTCTGCAATTGATTTTCTCCGTCGGGCTGGGGTGGTTTCCCCTCGGAAACCGCTTCCCACCAAACTTACCAGCGCCGCAGGGTTTTACTGGTCTTTACATTATTGATAGTCTACTAAGCTTTAACTTCAGTCAGGTTTTCACCTCGCTGTACCATCTTGCCCTTCCCAGTTTGACTCTGGGAATTCTTCTAAGCGGCATTTTCGAGCGAATTGTGCGAGTAAACCTCAAGCAAACGCTAAAAGCTGATTATGTAGAAGCAGCTAGAGCCAGAGGAGTTCAAGAATCGCGTATTTTAATGGCTCATGCCCTGAAAAATGCCATGATTCCAGTTATTACTGTCTTGGGGCTAACGCTAGCATCTTTGCTGGGGGGCGCAGTTTTAACCGAAGTAACATTTTCTTGGCCTGGTTTAGGAAGTCGGCTGTATCAAGCCATCGGTGAGCGAGATTATCCAGCAGTGCAAGGAATAATGGTATTTTTTGCCGCAATTGTCACCTTCGCTAGTATTGCCATAGATGTTTTAAACGCTTATATAGACCCTCGAATTAGGTACTAAAACAATGCAGACAGCAGAAATACTTTTAACACTTCTGCTGTTCGCAGTTGTCAATTATTACCCCCATCACAGAAGTTAGAATTCTGCACCCAGATAAGCAAGGGAAATTACTCGAAGGCAAAATTTACAAAAAGTATAATGCTGGAGAACTTAGTCTTTTTTCAGTTGCAGACTATTACAAAAGGGTAGAAGTTGGGATTTAGCGCCCAGACGATCGAGTAGAATTAATAGCAGGGCAAATTATTAAGATGGCTCTAAAAAAACAGCGCCTTCTGCGCCAGTAGTCGGAGGTCAGGGTGTTGCTGAGATGCTACGCCCATTAGTTCAATAGTCGAAGTGAGTATTTAAGCTATTAACTGTAAGTTTAGATAAGATAGCTTATATCTCATCTCTATAGAAGCAAGTTATGTTCTAATTAAGGTGTTAGAGAGGTGTTACCTAAGCTGGGGGTGTAATATTATCTCATGTTAAGATTTTCATCTTTGATGGCTGCGATCGCGATCGCCTTTTTGGGACTGCTAGGTGGATGTTCCTCCGAGGAATCTGAACCAGCGCCTACCCCGTCCGCAGTAACTACTAAGCCTAAAAGGTCTAAGACTGCAACACAATCACTATCAGCATCACCATCTCCCCAGAAAGATACCTTTGACGATGCAAGCGACGCCGCCGCCAGTGCCGCAACAATTACTCAATCGGCGAAATCTAAGTACGATTGGGATTTGGTGGCTAGTAAGTGGGAAGAGGCAATTGTTTTGATGAAAGCAGTGCCGTCTTCTAGCAAAAATTACGCTTTAGCTCAGAGAAAGGCCGCAGAGTATCAGAAAAGTTTAGTATTTGCCGCAAAAAAAGCAGGTCGCGCACCCAACGTTTCTTCACCAAAACCATCTGCAACAGCCGGAACTCAACCGAACACCACGCCATCTCCGACAGCCGTAAATAAACCCAAAACCACGCCCCAAGCCTCACCCAAGGCAACTCCACAACCAACCAAGTCTCCTTAGCCAAGGGCGATCGCATCTTCATTGCGCTTATTAATTCTTTACTTTATAAAACTTGGCAAATTTTCTGTTACGCGCAGTCGTCACAAGGGAACTCTAAAGATAAGGTAGTTCACTAGGGGAAGCGGGAATTATGAAATTACGGATTTTTACAAGCATTGTCTTAGCGTTAGCGATCGCCTCTTCAGCTCGCCCAAGTTTATCACAACAGTGGACAAAACCAGCAGTTAAACCACAGGCCAAACTAGCAGTCCAACCCAATCTCAATGCTCAACTCAAGAAAGCTTTATGCCTGCAAGACTGGGGGCGTTCTATCCAAATTCTAGATCGCATGAAGGTTTCTGCGCCTGAGTCCGCTGCTGAAATTTCAACTTATCGACAGCAAATAGAAGGTCTTCAGAGAAGCGGCGCTAAAATACCTAACTGGCCGAGCAATTGTACTGCTACTAATACAGAAAGCACAACTCCGGGTAGCTCTAATGCTGAAGCTAATAAAGCACCAGCAGGTATAGCCCAACCTAACGAAAATCAGTAACAAAAATATATACAAATTAATTAGTATTTTCTAGGAGGGAAAAGGGGTCAAAATAGCAGTTTACTGCTGTGGATGAATGAATATTAGACCATTGACAGACAGCAACCCATTCAACTTCTAACTATAGTCAGTCGCCAAACAAGATTCCTCCTCGAAGCCTTAAAGAATCTCATCCCTTTGGTTAGTCCGGTGGTAGGAGGCTAGCAGCCCTTCAATCCAACTACTCTAGTTTTAGAGGCTAATAGCTAGCTTCTGCCCACCTTGGAGGAAAGCAATATGAAACTAGAAATTCTAGCTACCGCAGCACTATTAAGCACAATATGTTTAGCACCTCCGGCTAAAGCTGAAAAGGTCTCAGATGTCAGTAGGTTAATCGAAACTAGAGAATGTGCAGGGTGTAACCTAGAAGGAGCAGATCTAAGAGATGCTCACTTAATAGGTGCCGATTTAAGAAATGCTAATTTGAAGGGAGCCAATCTAAAAGGTGCAAATTTAGAGGGTGCAGATTTAACGGGTGCTAACCTTGAAGGTGCAAATTTGAGGAAAGTTTTTGCGAGCGATGCTAGCTTGAATGATGCTAATTTGACGGGTGTTAATCTCACCGAAGCGAAGCTTTATAATGCTGAGCTAGATGGTGCTAAATTGGCTGGAGCCGAGTTTTAAACTATACACCTTTGGGTTGCGATCGCAAGTCTACTTACAACACCGCCGCCAGAAGGAACTTTTCTCTTCATAAATAAATAGTGAGAAGAAGAGTGTTGAATTGAATTATTTAACTCAAAACTCCAACCTGAAAACTCAGAAGTATTGCCATTCTCTGGTTAACTTTACTGCGAACTTTGCTGAGTTACGCGGTCAATCTGAGTTGTGAAATAGGTTTCTTGATACTTCAAAGATTTGGCTAATTCCAACCCCTTTTGAAAAAATGTGAGTGCGTCAGAATACTTTTTCTGCTGCACATAAATTTGACCCATTTGGTCATAAGTATTCATCAAACCATAGTAATTGTAAGACTGTTGATCTACCTGTACTCGGATTTGATAAACCTGCAAAGCATAATCCAAATCGTCATAAGACTTGTGGAGCGCGGCTAGTTTTTGCAAAGCATCGCTAGCATAAGCAAACTGCTGTATCGACAACGCTAGAGAATAGGCTTCTTGATAGTTTTGACTGGCTTCATCGGGTTTACCCATCGCTTCATAGTCAGAAGCGATCGCTATCTTCAGCGGCGTTAACTGAGCGATGTCTTTTTTGTTAAGATAGCTCTCCGCCAGTTGTTGCTTCATCTTCAAAGCATTTTCTGGTTTTTTCGCCTTATCGTAAATGTAAGCAAGCTGTTGTATATAAACAACTTGGTTAAAAGAATCACCCTGAGCTAGAGCCAAATTCAGCAACTCTTCATAAGTCGCAGCCGATGCGGGATAGTCGAACCAGCTCATTTGCAGTTCCCCCATCGTCTTCAGGGTTGCCACTTGAGCCGTTGTATCTTGCCGCGCTTTGGTATCAGCAAGAATCTGTTGATATATTGGCAGCGCCAGTCCAGGCGATCGCATTTGCTGATAAGCTGTTGCCAACGCTTGTAGGAGTGCTGGAATATCGGCATCCTCTATTTTTAAGGCAGACGTGCTAGCGCTTGTTTTTGCAGGCTTCTTATTTTTTGCCTCAAGCTGTTGCTGAATCGCTTGTAGGCGTTGGGTAATTACTTGCACCTCGGTTGATTTATTGTTGTTCCAGGCAATCTCCCCAACTCGTCCTAGCGATCGCACTTCTTCTAAAGTACCTAGCGATCGCCGCAATCGCAGTTCGCGATACCAAATTTCAAAAGCTGCTGGTGAATTTCCCGCATTCAGTTGAGCAGTTGCTTGTGCGTTTAATTCATCTAGTGCGGTCCTCAACTGCTGCGTTTCTAGCTCGTTTAAAGGTCGTTCTAGGGTTGATTGAGGCAAAAGCGGATCGGGGGTTTTGGTTTTTATCTCCAATGGGTTCAGCTTAGACTTATTATCATCTGCCAATGCAACCGACCCAAAACCTAGCAGGAATGTCACGACAACAATTCCTACTCCCAGCTTTTTAAAACCCCATTTTCTCAAACCCATTTTCTTTAGTAAATCCTGCATCTTCTACTTGGCGCTCCCAGCGTTTTTGCGGTT from Microcoleus sp. FACHB-831 includes these protein-coding regions:
- a CDS encoding lipopolysaccharide assembly protein LapB, with translation MQDLLKKMGLRKWGFKKLGVGIVVVTFLLGFGSVALADDNKSKLNPLEIKTKTPDPLLPQSTLERPLNELETQQLRTALDELNAQATAQLNAGNSPAAFEIWYRELRLRRSLGTLEEVRSLGRVGEIAWNNNKSTEVQVITQRLQAIQQQLEAKNKKPAKTSASTSALKIEDADIPALLQALATAYQQMRSPGLALPIYQQILADTKARQDTTAQVATLKTMGELQMSWFDYPASAATYEELLNLALAQGDSFNQVVYIQQLAYIYDKAKKPENALKMKQQLAESYLNKKDIAQLTPLKIAIASDYEAMGKPDEASQNYQEAYSLALSIQQFAYASDALQKLAALHKSYDDLDYALQVYQIRVQVDQQSYNYYGLMNTYDQMGQIYVQQKKYSDALTFFQKGLELAKSLKYQETYFTTQIDRVTQQSSQ
- a CDS encoding ABC transporter permease encodes the protein MSRSKALQYYITARLLLAPLMLWTIVTLVFLLLRATPGDPVDAISSGRLSESAKETLRQQLGLTDPLWVQYFRYLGDLLRLDLGTSLSSGAQSIWGEIWKYFPATVELAFFSMAIAFIVGVGVGTISASRPGTVLDAGGRLFGIITYSLPIFWVGMILQLIFSVGLGWFPLGNRFPPNLPAPQGFTGLYIIDSLLSFNFSQVFTSLYHLALPSLTLGILLSGIFERIVRVNLKQTLKADYVEAARARGVQESRILMAHALKNAMIPVITVLGLTLASLLGGAVLTEVTFSWPGLGSRLYQAIGERDYPAVQGIMVFFAAIVTFASIAIDVLNAYIDPRIRY
- a CDS encoding pentapeptide repeat-containing protein — its product is MKLEILATAALLSTICLAPPAKAEKVSDVSRLIETRECAGCNLEGADLRDAHLIGADLRNANLKGANLKGANLEGADLTGANLEGANLRKVFASDASLNDANLTGVNLTEAKLYNAELDGAKLAGAEF
- a CDS encoding ABC transporter substrate-binding protein, encoding MNWFRLSVSKWRSLVKFIGLFCLCLVVAISCGRRPDATTPSGSPSAATSTGDGRITIGTTLKPRILDPAEAYELRSLGFVHNMSDRLYTYEPGSTTLKPQLATALPKISADGLTYTIPIRQGVIFHDGTPFNAAAMAFSLQRFIENKGKPSFLLADTVDSLKATGEYELTIKLKKPFAAFPSLLAFSGTCAVSPKAYKIGLNKFEPNTFVGTGPYKLASYGTDSLRFDLFDKYWGDKPANQGVNVQIFANNAANLFNAFKTGSVDIAYLSLDPDQIRTLEQGATSGGYQSISAQGSVVSFLVLNVRQKPLDNPIVRQAIAAVINRPLLKDRVLYGQAESLYSMIPTTFDVSTPLFKDKYGDGDTAKAKQLLEQAGYSATNPLKVQMWYPSESPTRRLAASTLQALAEQQLGGVLQFDVQTVDGATFFKDIAKGSYQTALLDWYPDFLDPDNYVQPFLQCSKGSAAKGCDEGGSQTQGAFYYSDRINQLIDQERKEQNPEARRKIFAEIQEIVAKDVPYVPLWQSKDYVFSQKGVTGVGIEPTQTLPYSTMKK